From Streptomyces griseorubiginosus, one genomic window encodes:
- a CDS encoding PKD domain-containing protein — MGSNKGWRRSGVASAALTALFVGCLGVSTAHADTGSGTDTGTTFYVNDEAPDCADTGPGSAAEPFCQIQPAADAAAPGDTVRIAGNSTAYAPVTIRSVGTSDAPVTFSAAATGDGSLVTVGGPRPATGITFSGARYVDMTGIGVRAAGATALAVDGSQHIGFGAASALSTLVDGSTAVIAVDGSSSDISLTRLDVDQSTGPDVTSAAGARSITLAGDTFEGGGVSAAGTTGIDFAGDTFWTVCGAIRLTDGSSGSVENTVALPYGTTACAADTAGLTVDATSAPQVSADYNALNPPSAGTDYDWAGTAYGTAQAFRAGTGQGAHDLDQTDLTIPAGGLPTEHSPLIDSADSDAPGELSTDVHGHPRVDDPLVADTGTGHDDRGATEFQDPFAVKGLKVSAGYVGVPGTATAVLGNPWSDPLDRFTYTFDFGDGTTVTSATGSAGHTYTQVTSGSGIEASVVVNRADGTRVGVATYRVQVEPVPDLAPSIGCGGAGPALPDTAQCTYDTGVDPYPVTSDRITFGDGSAAVAGTSRDGRLQHTYKAPGTYTVTQTVTDSDGRTATATGRATVGAAFVSAGSVRMLDTRSGTGAPKRPVGAGGVVRLKVLGEGYVPASGVTAVTLNVTDTGATASSYVSVYPDGTARPSASNLNFGAGQDNPNLVTVQVGADGYVDLYNAHGTVNLVADLEGYYTTQADDGDLSLSDLATLPPTRVLDTRNGTGAAKGAVGPRSTTTLTLPTYARGLATVGAVLNVTVTGGTSSGYVTVYCGGPGQPPTSTLNYRAGQTASNLAVSCVSAGKVRLYNSAGHVQLIADLQGLYTNQQAETDVDTLAPLGGSFVPTAPTRFLDTRTGLGATAKPLGAGGTLTVKLAKVPAGAGAVLVNLTGVAPTAGTHLTAYGDGTLPTVSNDNLTAGRTRPVLAVVPVGADGAIRIHNALGSVDVVADLEGYYG; from the coding sequence ATGGGCTCGAACAAGGGCTGGAGACGATCAGGGGTGGCGTCCGCCGCCCTCACGGCCCTGTTCGTCGGCTGCCTCGGCGTGAGCACCGCCCACGCGGACACCGGTAGCGGCACCGATACCGGTACGACGTTCTACGTCAACGACGAAGCCCCCGACTGTGCCGACACCGGCCCCGGTTCCGCCGCGGAGCCCTTCTGCCAGATCCAGCCGGCCGCGGACGCCGCCGCGCCCGGGGACACCGTACGCATCGCGGGCAACAGCACGGCCTACGCGCCCGTGACCATCAGATCCGTCGGCACCTCCGACGCACCCGTCACCTTCTCCGCCGCGGCGACCGGCGACGGTTCGCTCGTCACCGTCGGGGGCCCGCGCCCGGCCACGGGCATCACCTTCTCCGGTGCCCGGTACGTCGACATGACCGGGATCGGTGTCAGGGCCGCCGGGGCGACCGCCCTGGCCGTCGACGGCTCACAGCACATCGGCTTCGGCGCCGCCTCCGCGCTGAGCACCCTCGTGGACGGCTCCACCGCGGTGATCGCGGTCGACGGCTCCTCCTCCGACATCTCCCTCACCCGCCTCGACGTCGACCAGTCCACCGGACCGGACGTCACCAGCGCCGCCGGAGCACGGAGCATCACGCTGGCCGGCGACACCTTCGAGGGCGGTGGCGTCTCGGCCGCGGGCACCACCGGCATCGACTTCGCCGGCGACACGTTCTGGACGGTCTGCGGCGCGATCCGTCTGACCGACGGCAGTTCCGGGTCGGTGGAGAACACCGTGGCCCTGCCCTACGGCACGACCGCCTGCGCCGCCGACACGGCCGGGCTCACGGTGGACGCCACCTCCGCCCCCCAGGTCAGCGCGGACTACAACGCGCTCAACCCCCCGTCGGCCGGCACGGACTACGACTGGGCCGGCACCGCCTACGGCACCGCACAGGCCTTCCGAGCGGGCACCGGCCAGGGCGCCCACGACCTGGACCAGACCGATCTGACGATCCCCGCGGGCGGACTGCCCACCGAGCACTCACCGCTCATCGACTCGGCCGACTCCGACGCCCCCGGCGAGCTGTCCACGGACGTCCACGGACATCCCCGGGTCGACGACCCCCTCGTCGCCGACACCGGCACCGGCCACGACGACCGGGGCGCCACCGAGTTCCAGGACCCCTTCGCGGTGAAGGGGCTCAAGGTGAGCGCCGGATACGTCGGCGTTCCGGGCACGGCCACCGCAGTGCTCGGCAACCCGTGGTCGGACCCGCTCGACCGTTTCACGTACACCTTCGACTTCGGGGACGGTACGACCGTCACCTCCGCCACCGGCTCGGCCGGCCACACCTACACGCAGGTCACGTCGGGCAGCGGCATCGAGGCCTCGGTGGTGGTGAACAGGGCCGACGGCACACGGGTCGGTGTCGCCACCTACCGGGTACAGGTCGAGCCGGTGCCGGATCTCGCGCCGTCGATCGGCTGTGGCGGTGCCGGTCCCGCGCTGCCGGACACCGCCCAGTGCACGTACGACACCGGCGTCGACCCCTATCCGGTCACCAGCGACCGGATCACCTTCGGCGACGGCTCGGCGGCGGTCGCCGGTACCTCCCGCGACGGCCGGCTCCAGCACACCTACAAGGCGCCCGGCACGTACACCGTCACGCAGACGGTCACAGACTCGGACGGGCGGACCGCCACCGCGACCGGCAGGGCCACGGTCGGCGCGGCCTTCGTCTCCGCCGGTTCCGTGCGGATGCTGGACACCCGGTCCGGGACAGGTGCGCCGAAGCGGCCCGTCGGTGCCGGTGGTGTGGTCCGGCTGAAGGTCCTCGGCGAGGGATACGTCCCGGCGTCCGGAGTGACGGCGGTGACCCTCAACGTCACCGACACGGGCGCGACGGCGTCCAGTTATGTGTCGGTCTACCCGGACGGCACCGCCCGCCCGAGCGCGTCGAACCTCAACTTCGGCGCAGGACAAGACAATCCGAACCTGGTCACCGTCCAGGTGGGTGCCGACGGCTACGTCGACCTCTACAACGCGCACGGCACGGTGAACCTCGTCGCGGACCTGGAGGGCTACTACACCACCCAGGCCGACGACGGCGACCTGTCCTTGTCGGACCTGGCCACGCTGCCCCCGACCCGGGTGCTGGACACCCGCAACGGCACCGGCGCCGCCAAGGGCGCGGTCGGGCCGCGCAGCACCACGACCCTCACCCTGCCGACGTACGCACGCGGCCTGGCGACCGTCGGCGCGGTCCTCAACGTCACCGTGACCGGGGGCACCAGCAGCGGCTACGTCACCGTGTACTGCGGCGGCCCCGGTCAGCCCCCCACCTCGACCCTCAACTACCGGGCGGGACAGACCGCCTCCAACCTCGCCGTGTCCTGTGTGAGCGCCGGCAAGGTGCGCCTCTACAACAGCGCCGGGCACGTCCAGCTGATCGCCGACCTCCAGGGGCTGTACACCAACCAGCAGGCGGAGACGGACGTCGACACACTGGCGCCCCTCGGCGGGTCGTTCGTGCCGACCGCGCCCACGCGTTTCCTCGACACCCGCACGGGCCTGGGCGCGACCGCGAAGCCGCTGGGCGCGGGCGGCACCCTCACCGTGAAGCTCGCCAAGGTCCCCGCGGGAGCCGGTGCAGTACTGGTCAACCTCACGGGCGTGGCCCCGACCGCGGGCACCCACCTGACCGCCTACGGCGACGGCACGCTGCCGACCGTGTCGAACGACAACCTCACCGCGGGCCGGACCCGCCCGGTCCTCGCCGTGGTCCCGGTCGGGGCCGACGGCGCCATCCGGATCCACAACGCGCTCGGCTCGGTCGATGTCGTCGCCGACCTGGAGGGCTACTACGGCTGA
- a CDS encoding SPW repeat protein: MTASPHSPMETHPDIIDMHRRHELAESATTTPRAQAVETLAFLTGIYLAASPWIAGFNGLSTLAVNNLIVGIAFALLLSGGFGRAYERTHSMAWAACALGAWTIIAPWAVAGDVSTTRSIVNNVIVGILALILGMAASAMANRNTSRAEERGASTAYGPGRG; encoded by the coding sequence ATGACAGCCTCGCCCCACTCGCCGATGGAAACCCATCCCGACATCATCGACATGCACCGGCGCCACGAACTGGCAGAGAGCGCCACGACCACCCCGCGAGCCCAGGCCGTGGAGACCCTGGCCTTCCTCACGGGGATCTACCTGGCGGCCTCTCCGTGGATCGCGGGCTTCAACGGCCTGTCCACGCTGGCCGTCAACAACCTGATCGTCGGCATCGCCTTCGCGCTGCTCCTGAGCGGCGGCTTCGGACGCGCCTACGAACGCACGCACAGCATGGCCTGGGCCGCCTGTGCCCTGGGTGCGTGGACGATCATCGCCCCGTGGGCCGTGGCCGGTGACGTCAGCACCACCCGCTCGATCGTCAACAACGTCATCGTCGGCATCCTCGCTCTGATCCTGGGCATGGCCGCCAGCGCGATGGCCAATCGGAACACCTCGCGCGCCGAGGAACGAGGTGCGTCGACGGCGTACGGACCCGGTCGAGGCTGA
- a CDS encoding choice-of-anchor D domain-containing protein, translating to MSGFLVPVRRGRHHRDRRRPRLMAVAALAGAALIGATIGLLSPSAQADQTTQGVDNLRTNWDRSQAGLSPAVVQSSAFGQLFATKLDGQIYAQPLVLGDQVIAVTESNTLYGLDRTTGAIEWSKNYGPAWPASAIGCGDLVPNVGATATPVYDPATNSLYFTTKVDDGTATHRHPKWLMHAVDPASGAERAGWPVTIAGSPANAPGNTFDAYYEQQRPGLLLMDGVVYAGFGGHCDAWPYRGYVVGVSTTAHSITSMWASVTGASTGGAGIWQSGGGLVSDGSGRIFFSTGNGISPAPGPGKTVQGTLAESVVRLQVGPDGSLNTADFFSPSDAATLDLTDQDISSGAPMALPDGFGTAEHPHLLVQQGKDGRVFLLDRDNLGGMGQGPQGGDAALSVSGPYQGMWGHPAFWGGDGGYVYVVGNQGPLRALKYGVRNGGTPALTLTGQSQDTFGYTSGSPLVTSDGDDESSALVWMTSASNASGADGTLRAYSPTPDGNGLLQLLWSAPIGTATKFSTPTAAHGKVYVGTRDGVLYGFGSPARTALTAAALDFGQVATGSSGSAPMKLTATQDVSITGLKASGAFSVDPSAVPTPERPRALAQDATLDVPITFAPTTTGGINGTLTANLSDGQKLVFALHGVGTRPGLGAAPGALDFGEVPTGSTSTLNLQVTNTGTGPETIDSVAAPGGPFTASGLPAAGTVVPAGGSFVLSVTYAPQGDQDDSASLVVVSSGGGATHTLSVPVTATAVTGQGHLEFSTASLDFGQVPIGSSKSLSFTLTNTGNIPVTVTKAKAPTGDFNSPVQLSEGLVIGPEQTAVQTVTFTPRSAADLNASYEVTGTGTDANGNAQGAMYVPIKGTGTGTATTTSVADGQWRTNGSAVPADGGGVQLTPATANQAGTAVYGKPLRTDGLRATFTAKFGPGGGGKGMTLALLDPDQNSASALGASGDGLGIAGRPGTVIAFATGWNNTLQAQNFVAVGRSSAGSPVIGYQPLVKLGTSLRQGTHQVDVQIDAGHVYVRIDGTQVLDQTVTLPPSALLAFSGGTGDTPDVQTISGPVVSEAPLVQNPKAATSLQLTAPATAVPGRSLTVNGTLTSTAALPAGQVVQVTRNGTALREVTTAANGSFTFTDTPSAEGTYTYAANYVGDATHEAASSSGLVQVAKLPTSVTLSAPATATRAKALTVTGRLSGSPFASGTVVKVTKTDLAHSSGVALADAQVAADGSFTFKDTPQVGGANTYKVSFGGDVSHKDGSRTATVQVSRAATSLTVATDHGTYKYGQSAKVTAHLGTTYNSRTVAIYAQPYSGTKVLVKSAKVDSHGNLTASYKLTRNTTFSAVFTGDYRYAPKTVSRAVHTYAGVSQKLSGYYTSTTVGSTVYRVYHSTAKERLDVTVAPNKAGQCVKYRVQRYYSGAWHTQSTSACAALSSSSTGRQQMSLTNRVNNRYRVAAQYVPSSRDNTNISTWGAWQYFTVRR from the coding sequence TTGTCCGGGTTTCTCGTGCCCGTGCGCCGTGGCCGCCACCACCGCGACCGGCGCCGCCCCCGTCTGATGGCGGTCGCGGCCCTCGCCGGCGCCGCCCTGATCGGGGCGACGATCGGCCTGCTGTCGCCGTCGGCCCAGGCCGACCAGACCACCCAGGGCGTCGACAACCTGCGTACCAACTGGGACCGGAGCCAGGCCGGACTCTCCCCCGCGGTCGTCCAGTCCTCCGCCTTCGGACAGCTCTTCGCCACCAAGCTGGACGGGCAGATATACGCCCAGCCGCTGGTGCTGGGCGACCAGGTGATCGCGGTCACCGAGAGCAACACCCTGTACGGCCTCGACCGTACGACCGGTGCGATCGAGTGGAGCAAGAACTACGGACCGGCATGGCCGGCCTCGGCGATCGGCTGCGGGGACCTGGTGCCCAACGTGGGCGCGACCGCGACGCCCGTCTACGACCCGGCGACCAACTCCCTCTACTTCACCACCAAGGTCGACGACGGCACCGCCACGCACCGCCACCCGAAGTGGCTGATGCACGCGGTGGACCCGGCCTCCGGCGCCGAGCGCGCGGGATGGCCGGTCACCATCGCGGGAAGCCCAGCCAACGCCCCGGGCAACACCTTCGACGCCTACTACGAACAGCAGCGCCCCGGCCTGCTGTTGATGGACGGGGTCGTCTACGCGGGCTTCGGCGGCCACTGCGACGCCTGGCCGTACCGCGGCTATGTGGTCGGCGTGAGCACCACGGCGCACAGCATCACCTCGATGTGGGCCTCGGTGACCGGCGCCAGCACGGGCGGCGCCGGCATCTGGCAGTCGGGCGGCGGCCTGGTCTCGGACGGCTCCGGCCGGATCTTCTTCAGCACCGGCAACGGCATCAGCCCGGCGCCCGGACCGGGCAAGACCGTTCAGGGCACCCTCGCCGAGTCCGTCGTACGCCTCCAGGTGGGCCCGGACGGCAGCCTCAACACCGCCGACTTCTTCAGCCCCAGCGACGCCGCGACCCTGGACCTGACCGACCAGGACATCTCCTCGGGCGCCCCGATGGCGCTGCCGGACGGCTTCGGCACCGCCGAGCACCCGCATCTGCTGGTCCAGCAGGGCAAGGACGGGCGGGTGTTCCTGCTCGACCGCGACAACCTCGGCGGCATGGGCCAGGGACCCCAGGGCGGTGACGCCGCGCTGAGCGTGTCCGGCCCCTACCAGGGCATGTGGGGGCACCCCGCCTTCTGGGGCGGCGACGGTGGCTACGTCTACGTCGTCGGCAACCAGGGCCCGCTGCGCGCCCTCAAGTACGGCGTGCGCAACGGCGGTACGCCCGCACTCACCCTCACCGGCCAGAGCCAGGACACCTTCGGCTACACCAGCGGCTCCCCCCTGGTCACCTCCGACGGCGACGACGAGTCCAGTGCCCTGGTGTGGATGACCTCCGCGAGCAACGCCTCCGGCGCCGACGGCACCCTGCGCGCCTACAGCCCCACCCCCGACGGCAACGGCCTGCTCCAGCTGCTGTGGTCCGCGCCGATCGGCACGGCCACGAAGTTCAGCACCCCGACCGCTGCCCACGGCAAGGTGTACGTCGGCACCCGCGACGGTGTCCTCTACGGCTTCGGCAGCCCGGCCAGGACCGCCCTGACCGCGGCCGCGCTGGACTTCGGGCAGGTCGCCACGGGCAGCAGCGGATCGGCCCCGATGAAGCTGACGGCCACCCAGGACGTCAGCATCACCGGACTCAAGGCCTCCGGCGCGTTCTCGGTCGACCCGTCCGCCGTGCCCACCCCCGAGCGGCCCCGGGCACTGGCGCAGGACGCCACCCTGGACGTGCCGATCACCTTCGCCCCGACGACCACCGGCGGCATCAACGGCACCCTGACCGCGAACCTGTCGGACGGCCAGAAGCTCGTCTTCGCGCTGCACGGCGTCGGCACCCGGCCCGGTCTCGGGGCGGCACCCGGCGCCCTGGACTTCGGGGAGGTGCCCACCGGCAGCACCTCGACGCTCAACCTCCAGGTCACCAACACCGGTACCGGACCGGAGACCATCGACTCGGTCGCCGCGCCCGGCGGCCCCTTCACCGCCTCGGGCCTGCCGGCCGCGGGCACGGTCGTACCGGCCGGCGGCTCGTTCGTGCTCTCGGTCACCTACGCGCCGCAGGGCGACCAGGACGACAGCGCCTCGCTCGTGGTCGTCAGCAGCGGCGGCGGTGCCACGCACACCCTGAGCGTGCCGGTCACCGCGACGGCCGTCACCGGACAGGGGCACCTGGAGTTCTCCACCGCCTCGCTGGACTTCGGGCAGGTCCCGATCGGCAGCTCGAAGTCGCTGTCGTTCACGCTCACCAACACCGGCAACATCCCGGTGACCGTGACCAAGGCCAAGGCGCCCACCGGTGACTTCAACAGCCCGGTGCAGCTGTCCGAGGGTCTGGTCATCGGTCCCGAGCAGACCGCCGTGCAGACCGTGACGTTCACCCCGCGCTCGGCGGCGGACCTGAACGCCTCCTACGAGGTCACCGGCACCGGGACCGACGCGAACGGCAACGCCCAGGGCGCCATGTACGTGCCGATCAAGGGCACCGGCACCGGTACCGCCACGACCACCTCGGTCGCCGACGGGCAGTGGCGGACCAACGGCTCGGCGGTGCCCGCCGACGGCGGCGGTGTCCAGCTGACCCCGGCCACCGCCAACCAGGCGGGTACCGCGGTGTACGGCAAGCCGCTGCGCACCGACGGCCTGCGGGCCACCTTCACCGCCAAGTTCGGCCCCGGCGGCGGCGGGAAGGGCATGACGCTCGCCCTGCTCGACCCGGACCAGAACTCCGCCTCGGCGCTCGGCGCGAGCGGCGACGGCCTCGGCATCGCGGGCCGGCCGGGCACCGTGATCGCGTTCGCCACCGGCTGGAACAACACCCTCCAGGCCCAGAACTTCGTGGCGGTGGGCCGCAGTTCGGCCGGCTCGCCGGTGATCGGCTACCAGCCGCTGGTCAAGCTCGGCACCTCCCTGCGCCAGGGCACGCACCAGGTCGACGTGCAGATCGACGCCGGTCACGTGTACGTCCGGATCGACGGGACGCAGGTGCTGGACCAGACGGTGACGCTGCCGCCGAGCGCGCTCCTCGCCTTCTCCGGCGGCACCGGTGACACTCCCGACGTGCAGACGATCAGCGGACCGGTCGTCAGCGAGGCACCCCTGGTCCAGAATCCCAAGGCGGCGACCTCGCTCCAGCTCACCGCCCCGGCCACGGCGGTCCCGGGCCGGTCCCTGACCGTCAACGGCACCCTGACCTCCACCGCGGCGCTCCCCGCGGGCCAGGTCGTGCAGGTGACGCGCAACGGCACCGCCCTGCGCGAGGTGACGACGGCGGCGAACGGCTCCTTCACGTTCACCGACACCCCGTCGGCGGAGGGCACGTACACCTACGCGGCGAACTACGTCGGCGACGCCACCCACGAGGCGGCGAGCTCCTCGGGCCTCGTCCAGGTCGCCAAGCTGCCCACCTCGGTGACGCTGTCGGCACCGGCCACGGCCACCCGTGCCAAGGCGCTGACCGTGACCGGCCGGCTCTCCGGCTCGCCCTTCGCCTCCGGCACGGTCGTCAAGGTGACCAAGACCGACCTCGCGCATTCCTCCGGGGTCGCGCTCGCCGACGCCCAGGTCGCCGCCGACGGGTCGTTCACGTTCAAGGACACCCCGCAGGTCGGCGGCGCCAACACCTACAAGGTGTCCTTCGGCGGTGACGTCTCCCACAAGGACGGCAGCCGCACGGCCACCGTGCAGGTGTCCCGGGCGGCGACGTCCCTGACGGTCGCCACCGACCACGGGACGTACAAGTACGGCCAGAGCGCGAAGGTCACCGCGCACCTCGGCACCACCTACAACAGCCGTACGGTGGCGATCTACGCCCAGCCGTACAGCGGCACCAAGGTCCTCGTGAAGTCCGCCAAGGTGGACTCGCACGGCAATCTGACGGCGTCGTACAAGCTCACCCGCAACACCACGTTCAGCGCGGTGTTCACGGGTGACTACCGGTACGCCCCGAAGACCGTCTCCCGGGCGGTGCACACCTACGCGGGGGTCTCGCAGAAGCTGTCCGGCTACTACACGAGCACGACCGTCGGCAGCACCGTCTACCGCGTGTACCACAGCACCGCCAAGGAGCGGCTCGACGTCACCGTCGCGCCCAACAAGGCCGGCCAGTGCGTCAAGTACCGGGTGCAGCGGTACTACAGCGGTGCCTGGCACACGCAGAGCACCTCGGCCTGCGCGGCCCTCAGCTCCAGCAGCACCGGCCGCCAGCAGATGTCGCTCACCAACCGTGTCAACAACAGGTACCGGGTGGCCGCGCAGTACGTGCCCAGCAGCCGGGACAACACCAACATCAGCACCTGGGGGGCCTGGCAGTACTTCACCGTCAGGCGGTGA
- a CDS encoding LysR family transcriptional regulator, giving the protein MELLHLRYFVAVAQELNFSTAARRLHMAASPLSRRIKDLEQELGHRLFDRDTHRVRLTPAGSALLPIARGVLEQVDSIGWRLDEAVRPRRTTLLLGVPSGVHPDLRERMDTLAARVDDRFEIKRWPGGTERLVDAVCDGRLALTLARLPVVGDPALEQLPVMSERLGAVVPGERFAGRESIALAELAELAYAGSPSAVTNAYFRGLDRQLHELGIRKRVELGSATFEGVAEIVAGGLAFAISMLDARSPMRNHMVGDVAVLPFSDFHPRLETGLLWRKDRARAGDLGDVIDLAREVFAEPLFA; this is encoded by the coding sequence GTGGAGCTCCTGCACCTGCGCTATTTCGTCGCCGTCGCCCAAGAACTCAACTTCTCCACCGCGGCCCGCAGACTGCACATGGCGGCCTCTCCGCTGAGCCGTCGGATCAAGGATCTGGAACAGGAGCTCGGGCACCGGCTGTTCGACCGGGACACCCACCGTGTGCGGCTCACTCCGGCCGGCAGCGCGCTGCTGCCGATCGCGCGCGGCGTCCTGGAGCAGGTCGACTCCATCGGCTGGCGGCTGGACGAGGCGGTCCGCCCCCGGCGCACCACCCTGCTGCTCGGGGTCCCCAGCGGGGTCCACCCGGATCTGCGGGAGCGGATGGACACCCTGGCGGCACGGGTCGACGACCGGTTCGAGATCAAGCGCTGGCCGGGCGGCACCGAGCGCCTGGTCGACGCGGTGTGCGACGGCAGGCTGGCGCTCACCCTGGCCCGCCTGCCGGTGGTGGGCGACCCGGCGCTGGAGCAGTTGCCGGTGATGTCGGAGCGCCTGGGCGCGGTCGTGCCGGGGGAGCGGTTCGCGGGTCGCGAGTCGATCGCCCTCGCGGAACTGGCCGAACTCGCCTACGCGGGCTCCCCGTCGGCCGTGACCAACGCCTACTTCCGCGGGCTGGACCGGCAGTTGCACGAACTCGGCATCCGCAAGCGCGTCGAGCTGGGCAGCGCGACGTTCGAGGGGGTCGCCGAGATAGTGGCCGGCGGACTCGCCTTCGCCATTTCCATGCTGGACGCACGCAGCCCCATGCGGAACCACATGGTCGGGGATGTCGCGGTCCTGCCCTTCTCGGACTTCCATCCCCGCCTGGAGACCGGACTGCTGTGGCGCAAGGACCGCGCACGGGCCGGGGACCTGGGTGACGTCATCGACCTGGCCCGCGAGGTCTTCGCCGAGCCGCTCTTCGCGTGA
- a CDS encoding SDR family oxidoreductase yields the protein MTALKGANVFVTGGSRGIGKALVEELYARGAAKVYATARDPRTVTHPDAVPVALEVTDPASVAAAAAQADDVTVLINNAGASVGASFLDSSVDDIRREFETNFYGPLLVARAFVPVIERNGGGHLLNVHSVLSWLALGGSYSASKAALWSQTNSLRLELQPRGIAVTGLHVGYVDTDLASGVDAPKSDPRDVARLALDGVETGAYEVLADDISRQVKAGLAGDLAGLYAQLAQ from the coding sequence ATGACCGCTCTTAAGGGCGCCAACGTCTTCGTCACCGGCGGCAGCCGCGGCATCGGCAAGGCCCTGGTGGAGGAGCTGTACGCACGCGGAGCCGCCAAGGTCTACGCCACGGCCCGCGACCCGCGCACCGTCACCCACCCCGACGCCGTCCCGGTAGCGCTGGAGGTCACCGACCCGGCCTCGGTGGCCGCGGCCGCCGCACAGGCCGACGACGTCACCGTGCTGATCAACAACGCCGGCGCCTCGGTCGGCGCGTCCTTCCTCGACTCCTCCGTCGACGACATACGCCGGGAGTTCGAGACCAACTTCTACGGCCCGCTCCTCGTGGCCCGTGCCTTCGTGCCGGTCATCGAGCGCAACGGCGGCGGCCACCTCCTCAACGTGCACTCCGTCCTGTCCTGGCTCGCCCTCGGCGGCTCCTACAGCGCCTCCAAGGCCGCCCTGTGGTCGCAGACCAACTCCCTGCGCCTGGAGCTCCAGCCGCGCGGCATCGCGGTGACCGGCCTGCACGTCGGCTACGTCGACACCGACCTGGCCTCCGGCGTCGACGCCCCCAAGTCCGACCCCCGTGACGTGGCCCGCCTCGCACTGGACGGCGTCGAGACCGGCGCGTACGAGGTCCTCGCCGACGACATCTCCCGCCAGGTCAAGGCGGGCCTGGCGGGCGACCTGGCGGGGCTGTACGCGCAGTTGGCCCAGTAG